From Roseateles sp. SL47:
CTCGGCATACGAGAGCAGGGCAGCGGCGGCGGCATGGGCAGCGGTCAGTTCCTGGGCGTTGAGGCCTTGCAGGCTGGCCACCGACAGCTGCTCGCACAGCTTGCGCTGGCCCAGCTGGGTATCGAACTGCCAGCTCGGGCGGTTGGTGATGGGCAGGCGTGCGGCGAGCACGGCGGCGGGGTGTTTGTCCCGGTCCACCAGGACTTCTGCGGGGGAGAGCCGGGCCAGCCAAGAACCGAGATCACGCTCATCACACTGGGCCAGGCCCAGTTGGCCTTGGGTGAGCGACAACCAGGCCAGGCCGAAGGTCTTGCCCTGGCTGGTGACGGCCAGCAGGATGGAGTCCTGCTTGTCGGCCAGCAGTTCGGTGTCGGTCACGGTGCCGGGGGTAACCACGCGGACCACCTTGCGCTCCACCGGGCCCTTGCTTGCACCGACTTCGCCGACCTGCTCGGCAATGGCCACGGCCTCACCGAGCTTGATCAGCTTGGCCAGATAGGCTTCCAGCGCGTGGACCGGAACACCAGCCATCACCACCGGTGCGCCGGCGCTCTGGCCGCGGGTGGTGAGGGTGACGTCCAGCAGCTGATTGGCCTTGCGCGCGTCGTCGTAGAAGACCTCGTAGAAGTCTCCCATGCGGTAGAGCACCAGCGTCTCCGGGAACTCAGCCTTGATGCGGAGGTATTGCGCCATCATCGGCGTGTGCTGGCTGAAATCGTCGGGGGCGGCGGCGCTGCTCATCGGGCTTGAAAAATGAACAAAGCCCTCGGACCGAGGGCTTGTGGTGGGTCTACGGAGCGAGAGTGTAGGGCAGCGGTGACCCCCCTCGGGCGAGAGGCCTGCCAAAGTCGCCCTTCGGGAGGTGGCGAGAACCGGTTCCCAGGGGGTGCAGGGGCAGGGCACAGGGGGGGGGCGCAGGGGTCCAATGAAAAAGCCCTCGCAGAGAGGGCTTTTCGAGATTGAGATCAACCGTGCCGCGCGGGCTCAGCCTTGTGCATCGGGATTGCCATTCGACTCGGCCTTCTTGATGCGCACCGGGGCCCGCTTCTTGGGGGCGGCGTCCGCACCTTCGGCGGTGGTGGAGGTCTTGGTGGCCTTCGGTTTGGCGGTGCCGCCGCCCGGCTGTGCGGCCTGAGCGTCGGCTTCCAGATCGTCGGCGGTGATCACGCGGGAATAGGGGGCCAGCGTCTGCACCACCTGACCGTAGATCTTGGGGCTGCCGGCAATGATCTCGCGCTGGAACAGGAAGTCCGGTTCGCCCGTGAAATTGCCCACCAGGCCACCCGCTTCGGTGACGATCAGCGACCCTGCAGCCACATCCCACGGATTCAGGCCGGTTTCAAAGAAGGCGTCGTAATGGCCGGCGGCCACGTAGCAGAGGTCCAGCGCCGCTGCGCCCGGACGACGCACACCCGCGCACTGGGTCATGATCTCTTCAAACATCTTCATGTAGCGCTTGAAGTTGTCGCCCCGGCGGAAGGGGAAGCCGGTGCCGATCAGCGCATCACTCATGCGGGTGCGGCGCGACACGCGCAGGCGGCGGTCGTTCAGGAAGGCGCCACGGCCCTTGGTGGCATAAAACAGGTCGTTGCGGGTGGGGTCATACACCACGGCCTGCTGCACCACGTTGCGGTGGGCCAGGGCGATGGACACACAGTACACCGGGAAGCCGTGGATGAAGTTGGTGGTGCCGTCCAGCGGATCGATGATCCACTGATATTCAGAGTGACGGGCGCCATGGGTGCGGCCGGATTCTTCGGCCAGGATGCCGTGGTCGGGGTAAGCCGACAGCAGGATCTCGATGATGGCCGCCTCGGCGGCCTGGTCCACCTCGGTCACGAAGTCGTTGGGCGACTTGGTATTGATCTTCAGGATGTCCAGATCCATGGAGGCGCGGTTGATGAGGGCGCCTGCTGCACGGGCCGCCTTGATGGCGACGTTGAGCATGGGATGAAGAGCGGCTTGCGTCATGCGGGACGATTCCTGAACTTAGATGGTGACCTTGGATGGTGACCTTTGAAGGTGACCTTTGAAGGTGGCTTCCGGGGTGGACTGACGAAGGAAAAGAGCGCCGCGCCAGACCAGCGAGTGGCCGCGCGGATAATCTGCCATTTTGGCACAGAGTTCGTGGTTTCCCCTATGTCGCAGCCGTCCCCCCCTTCCGAGCGCGCCGAAAACGGCACAAATCCGGCCGCCGACCCGACTCGCTTCGTGCTGATCGAGACCAGCCACCCGGGCAATGTCGGCGCCACCGCGCGGGCCATGAAGGTGATGGGCTTCAAGGATCTGGTGCTGGTGCGGCCCCGGTTTGCCGACGTGCTCAGCCAGGAGGACACCGTCGCCATGGCCAGTGGCGCCGCCGACATCCTGGCCCGCGCCCGCATCGTGGACCGGCTGGAAGACGCGCTGGACGGCTGCACCTTCGTGTGCGCCACCGCCATGACCCCGCGCGACTTCGGCCCGCCCACCCGGGTGCCGCGCGAGCTGTTTCACGAACTCGCCACCACGCCGGAGGGCCGCGGCCAGCGGCTGGCCCTGGTGTTTGGCTCCGAGCGCTACGGCATGAGCAACGAGGATGTGTACCGGGCCCATGCGGTGCTCTCCATTCCGACCCATCCCATCTACGGGTCTCTCAACCTGGCTCAGGCCGTGCAACTGCTGGCCTACGACTGGCGTCAGGCGCTGGGCGGGTATGAGGTGCAGGCGCGCACGGCGGATCCGCAACGGGCCGATGCCCAGGCGGTGCAAGGGCTGTTGCGGCATCTGGAGGGCAGCCTGGTGAAGCTCGGGTATCTGGACCCGGCGTCGCCGAAGAAGCTGATGCCGCGGCTGAACCAGCTGTTCAATCGCGCCGGGCTGACGCAGGAGGAAGTCCACATCCTGCGCGGCATCGCCCGGGCGATCGACAAGCAATGTGACGCGCCCAAGGGTTGATCCGCAAGAAGGGCAAGAAGAAGTCCCTGCGCCGCCGTGGCGCATTCACTTGGCTAAACTGTTTGCCCCTTGTTCCCCTGGCCACGCTCCGGGGTGCGTGCCGGTTTCCCTCTTATCAACCCTGTTTCGGACAGCCCAGGTGCTGCCACTGCCATGTTCCAACGTCTTCGCGAAGACATTGCCTGCATCCTCGAACGCGACCCTGCCGCCCGCTCGGCCTGGGAAGTGCTGACCTGCTACCCGGGTCTGCATGCGATCGTTCTGCACCGCTTCGCACATGGCTGTTGGGTCCGTGGCTTCCGGTGGCTGGGGCGTTTCACCTCCCACGTGGCGCGCTTTCTCACGGGCATCGAGATCCATCCCGGCGCCACCATCGGCCGGCGGGTCTTCATTGACCACGGCATGGGCATCGTGATCGGTGAAATGGCCGAGATCGGGGACGAATGCACCATCTACCAGGGCGTCACCCTGGGGGGCACCTCGCTGGTCAAGGGCGCCAAGCGGCATCCCACGCTGGAGCGTGGCGTCATCGTGGGCGCCAACGCCTGTGTGCTGGGCGGCTTCACCGTGGGGGAGGGTGCCCGTGTGGGCTCGGGCGCGGTGGTCACCAAGCCGGTACCGGCAGGCGCCACGGCGGTCGGCAACCCGGCCCGGATCATCGAGGCCAAGGCCGATGCCCGCCGCGAAGAGGCGGCCGCTCGGATGGGCTTTTCCGCCTATGGGGTGAGCCAGGGCGATGACCCGATGGCGCAGGCCATGAAGGGCCTGATCGACAATGCCTCCTCCCACGAGCATCAGATCGCCCTGCTGTGGCAGGCGATCACCCAGCTCTCGGAGAGCCAGCGCAAGGACTGTGTGCCCGCCGGGGCACAGCAGGACGAGCGATTTGATGCAGGCGAGCTTGAACGGCTCGTGAAATGACAAGGGCGCCCCGCAGGGCGCCCTTGTCCTGACTCATCAGTGATGACATCAATGATGATGGCCGTGCGCTCCATGCGCATGGCGGTGTTCGATCTCTTCCTGGGTCGCGGCCCGCACTTCACGCACCTTCAGGCTCACCTGCAGATGCTGGCCGGCCAGCGGATGGTTGCCGTCCAGGTGGACCGTGTCGCCCTTGATCTTGGCGACGGTGAAGACGCGGAAATCACCTTCTTCACCGGCGCGCACTTCCAGTTGGCCACCGATCTTCACGCCGGGCGGGAAGTCCTTCTTGGGGATGGTGATCTGCAGGCTTTCATCGCGTTCGCCGAAGCCGTTCTCCGGCGTCAGTTGCAGCGTGGCCTGGAAGCCTTGTTCCTGGCCTTCCAGCGCCGCTTCGATGGCCGGCAGGGTGTTGCCGTAGCCACCGATCAGCAGTGCCATCGGCTCGTCCGTCTTCTCGATGACGCGGCCGATCTTGTCGGCCACCTTGATGTCGACGGTGGCGATGGTGTCCTTGGTGATTTTCATGATGTGTCGGGGGGTGATCAGCCCTGGCGCACGGGCCGTTGGGCAGTTTTGGGGCGGAAGGCGGCGCAGACCTCATCCCGGGTTTCCAGGTAGGGGCCACCGATGAGGTCGATGCAGTAGGGGACGGCGGCAAAGATGCCCTTGGCCGCCGGATGGCCGCCCAGCGTCTCGGCAATCGCCTTGGGTTGGCCGGGCAGGTTGATGATCAGCGTCTGGCCGCGAATCACCGCCACCTGGCGGGACAGGATGGCCGTCGGCACAAAATGCAGCGAGATCTGGCGCATCTGTTCGCCAAAACCCGGCATGTCGCGGTCGGCCACGTCCAGGGTGGCCTCCGGCGTCACATCCCGCAGGGCCGGACCGGTGCCGCCGGTGGTGAGCACCAGGTGGCAGCCTGCGTCATCCACCAGCTCGCGCAGCGTCTGGGCGATGAGCGCCCGTTCATCCGGAATCAAGCGGGCTTCGAACTGGATGGGATTGATCAGCGCGCTGGTCAGCCACGTCTGCAGGGCCGGGACGCCCTGGTCGGTGTAGACCCCGCTGGAGGCCCGGTCGCTGATGGAAACGATGCCGATGCGAACCGGCTCGGGAGGCGCCAGTTCAGTCATCGTGGCGGGCCTCGTCCGCATCATCAGCCTCACGGGGCGCATCGGCATCCGCCTCGTCCCCAGCGCCTGACAGGCCGTTGGCGCGGGCCTCGGCCAGCACATGGGCCTTGACCATCTGGAACAGCTCCCGCCAGGCGCGGCCATTGCGCTGTTCCGGGGCCTGGGCGCGGTCCTTGCGGGCGGCGCGGATGAGGCTGCGCAGTTGCTGCACATCCACCTCGTCAAAGGTCTGCAGGTACGCCTGCAGCGCCGAATCTTCTTCCACCAGCCGCACGCGCCAGCGTTCGGCCTGATGCAGTTGCAGGCTGTCCTGGGCGCGCCCCAGCTTGAATTCGGCCACCGCTTCGCGAATGGGGGCGGGGTCCACATGGCGCATCAGCTTGCCGATCAACTGCAACTGGCGGCGTTTGCCTTCATGGGCGCCCTTGATGCGGCGGGCCTCGGCCAGCGCGTCCATCAGCGGTTCCGGCAGGTTCAGGGCGGCGACGCGCTTGTCGGGCAGGGACAGCAGTTCCACGCCCAGCGCCTGCAGCGCGGCCATGTCCCGCTTGAGCTGGCTCTTGCTGGGGCGTTCGTCGTCGGGATCTTCGTATTCGTCGTACATGAGGCAATCTGT
This genomic window contains:
- a CDS encoding inositol monophosphatase family protein, producing the protein MTQAALHPMLNVAIKAARAAGALINRASMDLDILKINTKSPNDFVTEVDQAAEAAIIEILLSAYPDHGILAEESGRTHGARHSEYQWIIDPLDGTTNFIHGFPVYCVSIALAHRNVVQQAVVYDPTRNDLFYATKGRGAFLNDRRLRVSRRTRMSDALIGTGFPFRRGDNFKRYMKMFEEIMTQCAGVRRPGAAALDLCYVAAGHYDAFFETGLNPWDVAAGSLIVTEAGGLVGNFTGEPDFLFQREIIAGSPKIYGQVVQTLAPYSRVITADDLEADAQAAQPGGGTAKPKATKTSTTAEGADAAPKKRAPVRIKKAESNGNPDAQG
- a CDS encoding RNA methyltransferase; translated protein: MSQPSPPSERAENGTNPAADPTRFVLIETSHPGNVGATARAMKVMGFKDLVLVRPRFADVLSQEDTVAMASGAADILARARIVDRLEDALDGCTFVCATAMTPRDFGPPTRVPRELFHELATTPEGRGQRLALVFGSERYGMSNEDVYRAHAVLSIPTHPIYGSLNLAQAVQLLAYDWRQALGGYEVQARTADPQRADAQAVQGLLRHLEGSLVKLGYLDPASPKKLMPRLNQLFNRAGLTQEEVHILRGIARAIDKQCDAPKG
- the cysE gene encoding serine O-acetyltransferase encodes the protein MFQRLREDIACILERDPAARSAWEVLTCYPGLHAIVLHRFAHGCWVRGFRWLGRFTSHVARFLTGIEIHPGATIGRRVFIDHGMGIVIGEMAEIGDECTIYQGVTLGGTSLVKGAKRHPTLERGVIVGANACVLGGFTVGEGARVGSGAVVTKPVPAGATAVGNPARIIEAKADARREEAAARMGFSAYGVSQGDDPMAQAMKGLIDNASSHEHQIALLWQAITQLSESQRKDCVPAGAQQDERFDAGELERLVK
- a CDS encoding FKBP-type peptidyl-prolyl cis-trans isomerase, which translates into the protein MKITKDTIATVDIKVADKIGRVIEKTDEPMALLIGGYGNTLPAIEAALEGQEQGFQATLQLTPENGFGERDESLQITIPKKDFPPGVKIGGQLEVRAGEEGDFRVFTVAKIKGDTVHLDGNHPLAGQHLQVSLKVREVRAATQEEIEHRHAHGAHGHHH
- the mog gene encoding molybdopterin adenylyltransferase, with amino-acid sequence MTELAPPEPVRIGIVSISDRASSGVYTDQGVPALQTWLTSALINPIQFEARLIPDERALIAQTLRELVDDAGCHLVLTTGGTGPALRDVTPEATLDVADRDMPGFGEQMRQISLHFVPTAILSRQVAVIRGQTLIINLPGQPKAIAETLGGHPAAKGIFAAVPYCIDLIGGPYLETRDEVCAAFRPKTAQRPVRQG
- the yjgA gene encoding ribosome biogenesis factor YjgA; this translates as MYDEYEDPDDERPSKSQLKRDMAALQALGVELLSLPDKRVAALNLPEPLMDALAEARRIKGAHEGKRRQLQLIGKLMRHVDPAPIREAVAEFKLGRAQDSLQLHQAERWRVRLVEEDSALQAYLQTFDEVDVQQLRSLIRAARKDRAQAPEQRNGRAWRELFQMVKAHVLAEARANGLSGAGDEADADAPREADDADEARHDD